A window of the Balaenoptera acutorostrata chromosome 13, mBalAcu1.1, whole genome shotgun sequence genome harbors these coding sequences:
- the MTRFR gene encoding mitochondrial translation release factor in rescue isoform X1 produces the protein MKGPEPAELRAMSTSGLFRFPIPLTRVCMVPWGLRLCEKPQLLSPGTAVAPVQAAGKKDHPALLSLDESELEEQFVKGHGPGGQATNKTSNCVVLRHVPSGIVVKCHQTRSVDQNRKLARRILQEKVDVFYNGENSPVYKEKREAEKRKQERKKRAKETLEKKKLLKEQWESSKNVPRERTADSD, from the exons ATGAAAG GTCCTGAGCCGGCAGAGCTACGCGCTATGAGCACCTCAGGTCTGTTCCGTTTTCCTATCCCGCTGACCAGAGTGTGCATGGTGCCCTGGGGACTCCGGCTCTGCGAGAAGCCGCAACTCTTATCCCCTGGAACAGCGGTCGCTCCGGTCCAGGCGGCAGGCAAGAAGGaccaccctgctctgctctccctGGATGAGAGTGAACTTGAAGAGCAGTTTGTAAAAGGACATGGGCCAGGGGGCCAGGCAACCAACAAAACAAGCAACTGCGTGGTGCTGAGGCACGTCCCCTCAGGCATTGTCGTCAAG TGCCACCAGACTAGATCCGTCGATCAAAACAGAAAGCTAGCTCGGAGAATCCTGCAAGAGAAAGTGGATGTTTTCTACAACGGTGAAAACAGTCCTGTTTACAAAGAAAAACgagaggcagagaagagaaagcaagaaaggaaaaaaagagcaaaggagaccctagagaaaaagaaactccTGAAAGAACAATGGGAATCAAGTAAAAATGTGCCCAGAGAAAGGACTGCAGATTCTGACTGA
- the MTRFR gene encoding mitochondrial translation release factor in rescue isoform X2 codes for MSTSGLFRFPIPLTRVCMVPWGLRLCEKPQLLSPGTAVAPVQAAGKKDHPALLSLDESELEEQFVKGHGPGGQATNKTSNCVVLRHVPSGIVVKCHQTRSVDQNRKLARRILQEKVDVFYNGENSPVYKEKREAEKRKQERKKRAKETLEKKKLLKEQWESSKNVPRERTADSD; via the exons ATGAGCACCTCAGGTCTGTTCCGTTTTCCTATCCCGCTGACCAGAGTGTGCATGGTGCCCTGGGGACTCCGGCTCTGCGAGAAGCCGCAACTCTTATCCCCTGGAACAGCGGTCGCTCCGGTCCAGGCGGCAGGCAAGAAGGaccaccctgctctgctctccctGGATGAGAGTGAACTTGAAGAGCAGTTTGTAAAAGGACATGGGCCAGGGGGCCAGGCAACCAACAAAACAAGCAACTGCGTGGTGCTGAGGCACGTCCCCTCAGGCATTGTCGTCAAG TGCCACCAGACTAGATCCGTCGATCAAAACAGAAAGCTAGCTCGGAGAATCCTGCAAGAGAAAGTGGATGTTTTCTACAACGGTGAAAACAGTCCTGTTTACAAAGAAAAACgagaggcagagaagagaaagcaagaaaggaaaaaaagagcaaaggagaccctagagaaaaagaaactccTGAAAGAACAATGGGAATCAAGTAAAAATGTGCCCAGAGAAAGGACTGCAGATTCTGACTGA